Proteins encoded by one window of Molothrus aeneus isolate 106 chromosome 16, BPBGC_Maene_1.0, whole genome shotgun sequence:
- the LOC136563669 gene encoding nascent polypeptide-associated complex subunit alpha, muscle-specific form-like: MERPRLPLPRARPPLPRLLAAAAVPPARATPWPRRRRVLPLREPGWAPVESGARRLLVSPEQCQPHRAVPTRLLVECCARLCPALGSGTGSALSAADPCAQLGTAAGERCRTGPDRPQPGAGTGQPPTPGAVGQLWTEAGPPPFPGAPAGTAEPYSPQESPGLGREGTGPAVRGGSAAEPPGPPVSAGREQAAPAGPGVTAAGTPAPAEAHTDPASTHPPGPEPLAHVTVEGATTAQGPLLYSPRSVTVPGSARGQWRSSSSLLGWRAIGTALVQSQNATVQLGDSSPGTRPGTVLATDSSAPGTAGTSPFAGGLQRLLTPPGTLQGTHWGLPGLSAGRGFASHPREGPHSAPHPSALSPGPGGSPLASTAWPAVGTDPASLPATRGGSGLPVPTTMASTPGVTSPGQGGALDLTTGVLGPPDREGPSERSHIPLSPSAIPGQPPVPPAPGSPAVAQGGVTHASPGSPHMSPSPQSAPASGSAVTLLSAPLPSPGTTMGTPLGDPSPGLPHSSSKVGPAESPPSLGGTQVGVGSLAPPSAPGPPQQPASSQPAPSPGPTTAVGATSTGVTATITAATSPERLGDMGTVTAEPHPAVLQRGVQGVTWGSPAHVPTAMPGPPQQPPDSHGGGPGSPPAAVDTELAQPSSSPTGRTDTDTPQVTRAAVGRAPQVFIVEDQPPLLRAPLLRIPCELVLDMAFVPALQDPGSPERQELLRGFNQTVTPLFTPVPGFLRLEVTGIREGSVVLSYDALFAAEQLPGPGLDELLEAALGSARARPGLALGTAPVLRHVALARPLDPCALLFTCPSGFACASRADGNVTCTSLCHRAYCKNHGICSHGRDQQPRCQCPVGSDFWFMGLRCDYRVTQQGLLGTAAGVLLSIVLLGAVLAAVAVRRFKALLLEARADQTRSSYRRFCRLDDVSAQYWSRSGLPSASSLDNPAFSNSEELLQLQVLDSGCCGCRGDAAGAKRGLAPCAHPRCQPSFHYDWDTSSSSMNDPMVDSGKASDISVSSWPMEPIQWAPFPLHQLSRQRPHKARWPQSFCEGLELGTLERSWTA; the protein is encoded by the exons ATGGAGCGGCCCCGGCTCCCgctgccccgggcccggccgccgctgccccggctcCTGGCCGCCGCAG CTGTGCCGCCAGCCCGGGCTACTCCGTGGCCTCGAAGGCGGCGGGTGCTGCCCCTGCGGGAGCCCGGGTGGGCGCCGGTGGAGAGCGGGGCCCGCAGGCTCCTGGTGAGCCCcgagcagtgccagccccaccGGGCGGTGCCCACCCGCC tGCTCGTGGAATGCTGCGCACGGCTTTGCCCGGCCTTGGGCAGCGGGACGGGCTCTGCTCTGAGCGCTGCCGACCCCTGCGCCCAGCTGGGCACGGCGGCGGGGGAGCGCTGCCGGACAGGTCCAG ATCGCCCGCAGCCGGGAGCCGGCACGGGGCAGCCTCCCACACCAGGGGCCGTGGGGCAGCTGTGGACAGAGGCTGGACCGCCGCCCTTCCCCGGAGCCCCCGCCGGGACAGCCGAGCCCTACAGCCCGCAGGAGagccccgggctgggcagggagggcacagggccGGCCGTGCGGGGCGGTTCGGCCGCCGagcccccgggacccccggtctctgcaggcagggagcaggcagcccccgccgggccgggggtgACCGCGGCAGGGACCCCAGCCCCTGCGGAGGCACACACGGATCCTGCCTCCACGCACCCCCCGGGCCCTGAGCCTCTGGCACATGTGACAGTAGAAGGCGCCACGACCGCGCAGGGGCCACTTTTGTATTCACCACGCTCCGTGACAGTGCCAGGTTCTGCCAGGGGACAGTGGAggtccagcagcagcctgctgggatggagggcCATTGGGACAGCCCTCGTGCAGAGCCAGAATGCCACTGTCCAGCTGGGtgacagcagcccagggacccGCCCGGGCACCGTGCTGGCCACTgacagctcagctccagggacagcagggacatcaCCCTTtgctggggggctgcagaggctgctgaccccccctgggacactgcaggggacacactgggggctgccagggctgtcagCAGGACGGGGCTTTGCTTCCCACCCACGGGAGGGTCCCCACTCTGCCCCTCACCCCTCTGCACTGTCCCCTGGGCCTGGTGGGAGCCCTttggccagcacagcctggccagctgTGGGGACAGACCCGGCCTCGCTGCCTGCCACACGCGGGGGCTCAGGTCTGCCTGTCCCCACCACCATGGCCAGCACCCCAGGGGTGACATCTCCCGGCCAGGGAGGAGCTCTGGACCTGACCACGGGAGTCTTGGGCCCACCCGACAGAGAGGGTCCCTCTGAACGCAGTCACATCCCCCTGAGCCCATCAGccatcccagggcagcctcctgtccccccagcccctggaagCCCCgcagtggcacagggtggggTGACACATGCCAGTCCTGGATCCCCCCACATGTCCCCGTCCCCACAGTCTGCCCCAGCCAGTGGCTCTGCAGTGACCCTGCTGTCAGcccccctgccttccccagggacCACTATGGGCACCCCTCtgggggacccctccccagggctgccccattCCAGCTCAAAGGTGGGTCCTGCTGAGAGCCCTCCATCCCTGGGGGGGACCCAGGTGGGAGTGGGCAGCCTGGCACCGCCCTCAGCACCTGGgcctccccagcagccagctTCATCCCAGCCTGCACCTTCCCCAGGACCCACCACTGCTGTTGGTGCCACCAGCACCGGCGTCACTGCCACCATCAcagctgccaccagcccagAAAGGctcggggacatggggacagtcaCAGCAGAGCCACATCCTGCTGTACTGCAGAGGGGTGTGCAGGGGGTGACATGGGGATCCCCAGCTCATGTGCCCACTGCGATGCCCGggcccccccagcagcccccagatTCCCATGGTGGGGGCCCTGGGTcccccccagctgctgtggaCACAGAGCTGGCCCAGCCATCGAGCAGCCCCACAGGGAGGACAGACACTGACACCCCCCAGGTGACGCGGGCTGCGGTGGGCAGGGCCCCCCAGGTGTTCATCGTGGAGGATCAGCCCCCACTCCTGCGAG CGCCGCTCCTGCGCATCCCCTGTGAGCTGGTGCTGGACATGGCGTTCGTGCCGGCCCTGCAGGACCCCGGCTCCCCCGAGCGCCAGGAGCTGCTGCGGGGCTTCAACCAGACG GTCACTCCCCTCTTCACGCCCGTGCCTGGCTTCCTGCGGCTGGAGGTGACCGGGATCAG GGAGGGCAGCGTGGTGCTGAGCTACGACGCGCTGTTCGCGGCCGAGCAgctgccggggccggggctggacGAGCTCCTGGAGGCCGCGCTGGGCTCTGCCCGTGCCCGGCCGGGGCTGGCGCTGGGCACGGCCCCCGTCCTGCGCCACGTGGCTCTGG cgCGGCCGCTGgacccctgtgctctgctcttcaCCTGCCCGTCCGGCTTCGCCTGCGCGTCCAGGGCGGACGGGAACGTGACCTgcacctccctgtgccaccgAGCCTACTGCAAGAACCACGGCATCTGCTCGCACGGCCGGGACCAGCAGCCCCGCTGCCA GTGCCCCGTGGGCAGCGATTTCTGGTTCATGGGGCTGCGCTGTGACTACcgggtgacacagcagggcctgcTGGGCACGGCGGCCGGGGTCCTGCTCAGCATCGTGCTCCTGGGCGCCGTGCTCGCCGCCGTCGCCGTGCGCCGGTTCAAGGcgctgctgctggaggccagGGCGGACCAGACCCGCAGCAG CTACCGCCGTTTCTGCCGCCTGGACGATGTCTCAGCCCAGTACTGGTCCCGCTCGGGGCTGCCCTCGGCCAGCTCGCTGGACAACCCGGCCTTCAGCAACtcggaggagctgctgcagctgcaggtgctggacAGCGGCTGCTGCGGCTGCCGGGGGGACGCGGCTGGAGCCAAGCGGGGCCTGGCGCCCTGTGCCCACCCACGGTGCCAGCCCAG tttccattACGACTGGgacaccagctccagcagcatgAATGACCCTATGGTGGACTCGGGCAAAGCCAGTGACATCTCAGTGTCGAGCTGGCCGATGGAGCCCATCCAGTGGgctcctttccctctccacCAGCTTTCCAGGCAGCGACcg cacaaggcGCGCTGGCCGCAGTCGTTCTgcgaggggctggagctgggcacgCTGGAGCGGAGCTGGACGGCCTGA